From Chroicocephalus ridibundus unplaced genomic scaffold, bChrRid1.1 SCAFFOLD_105, whole genome shotgun sequence, a single genomic window includes:
- the LOC134509533 gene encoding LOW QUALITY PROTEIN: E3 ubiquitin-protein ligase rnf213-alpha-like (The sequence of the model RefSeq protein was modified relative to this genomic sequence to represent the inferred CDS: inserted 2 bases in 2 codons; deleted 2 bases in 1 codon; substituted 1 base at 1 genomic stop codon): MGLVVTTEHLWGWEPVKVLWGGVWAQERGGCRRAAAAETGLGPPPQDGGFWNNHRQPKPGRSARQNRSAEFPARLSDGARDLPSQRHKLSGSAGRCAPSGDVPCSTLPNTLEHEEQLKKILVNSSFSQCPTKVLEVRKQEFEQLEELKKPRCSFLRLCRATEDMIKVDRSTVEKSVMDNESFKDQMSVKKFSVDGTSQMEPHVLDIYSNMMQKLDIVEKSQCFRRLWKMRAEQTKATTPEDHIFSIEDVQEKIYKPAVADLQKTYLSLKDFSITLGTVQSWFKNLLGKKDQLLEEFKILEDSEGPRNGKAGWMADAVERTENYLTLSKAVNTAKMIDDLQQMLRLEGDFQILSDLTKHLQREFKNKRLDFMTQDLMKVKKCLSEIPQGVLDFLRVLLDYSRKGFTSWIKTIIKDKTEIPVFGDLASISVGENDMDIDRVRFFRDAMAASAPIMLDLSPTAGFEEFSEALSFIREAMAKDKNLPKKLKDSCDNREWIQTVHDSHGSVERSSISQARSINNNGIFTISAPLKFKATLEDCVSLRLLNDSEESTSPADQKAKKYSLSQLTELQNKLMLIATKVEQGREEANRFLETLEKVETIGKLYLELLSIGNILFINWKADIYCNPQQHVKVYTEFGIAGILVQSTRPLLEELDSLSKVMEHCLVEWKKYLETQRDTYYHLDLFTAHQLFYLCSQLARAQKGIVEPQGLIMLSIIKHDINDEDIKKALGDALMTPLDSVNVSAGGEESVTWHDYVIRFPQLVKSLAESGYDESVAKAALQSCLSNSPITEQMLMDFAFEQGDDKEVVEELSKLYEETRETFLQKRRKFQTGSRDVDRVSFSTLAHDELAAAFESLPSIYDKVNLLWDAYCKKFAGLVSDKYIGLDVFGETLKHLAALESTRVERSLPVGFEAGKPLLIMCKEEEMLPNVLFVYRHTEMAPLPSYDEVLVCTPNTEEEEVELLVRRALFPGSQDQKIYCLLGADRLVYKVSKQLESHFFRLVHSSSFPNYRFIIFCNAKAHNSYVITAFDAYKMTFPCYSKTEIQTYLKMHLKVPSGTAPVAQAFEEPYQQNVKFVFSERAGMGKSLFVDNTIRKVRVQLGGTLPLHKTIRLMESEIDFQFFVEELFSIKESLTDEIHPTIFQIDVSPVVSKGLYRLLIDLCILRHIQSPDGLVWKCKPSHLYLIEYLVKGKGVSTTRKQEMSVEMEENFLDLFPTVKCVSPRRVLNLLEDPSSVPPEGLREEQFDQDKLNSEVFQRSYQYLSRYKQKENLDRFTFVPGRVEGTEKECLACLMEFCQRSNPSWTELSNFTRFLNFQLKKCEKSVFCSTVVGGEFSGFKTFVIKFMIAMSKDFAMPSLNVSDESVPSEEWKEMDNVLRKYQLRHKWEQQSHPYIVFHAEDDSREFLGFHINQNFDAIDAYSEAVLERAVTSRNLYRTLALQNVPFNKKFETLSRTEQLEALCRVFGVKCQEDPDASYQLTLDNTMKMLAIHLRFQCGVPVIIMGETGCGKTKLVQFMCNLQNAGKTIQNMMVVRVHGGTTSKTIQKKVRQAIEXARTNEEEHNIDMVLFFDEANTSEAIFAIKEVLCDHSVNGKPISTGRLKVVAACNPYKRHSKEAIEKLEKAGLGYXVRSEDTLEKLGYIPLRQLVYRVRPLPPSLLPLVWDFGELNEKTQSLYIREIVKSTVETQIPEGNLDVFTNVISASQKFLRERKDECRVASLRGIDRCVKIVLWFYELRDLLFHEIDKKRRHEEEEEPTLNDAQRALVLSLGACYYVSLESRQEYLEEIAKCFSLPASRLKQEIELCQEVFLDNLSIPKATACNDALRENIFMMVVCMDLRVPLFLVGKPGSSKSLSKTIAVDAMEGTLSRSPLFQWCKEIQLVSFQCSPHSKPEGIIFTFRQRAQFQKGKNLNDFASMVLLDEIGLAEDSPDMPLKTLHPLLEDGCVDDETLEAYKKVGFVGISNWALDPAKMNRGLLVFRTEPSEKELVKTAEGICADQPHLEKIKHLFPILANFYCNVLKMQKTEFFGLRDFYSLIKMIVSYTQNMKRGSQDELLIKAIQRNFGGSRDIHPLEIFRNCTSELRLNSAVETSCIRLLEENMDKEQAAFTSRYLLLLTTNNAAFQIIQMTRLIDTSNCDIIFGSGFPRDQDYSQVCRSVNRVKICMEIGRPVVLLNIQNLYESLYDALNQCVLSLGGNYYVGLGLGTHRVKSRVKEEFRLIVIEEKKVVYTQFPTPLLSRLEKHCLDMNAILSWQQQDLKQDLERWASRFVYIENPDLFRVSSHTLAPKEYDVFIGFSDDTSATIALECSQHTHCGGYEPYGEQVFSTATSKVVECATPDAILRLKYSALKDATQIQDLYFIQQKHNSLASLLSEMMNQQKKEGSTSGLCLPVSTHTRLLNQKDLEVLRKTFGLLDTIHCLFLSQFDTEHALRQDLRNFFRDSQEARLVLVQFHFDEPQSSKRLLARAKYCITDERRRSASPHLLHLVLITKVPRVLGGCSYLAFDSGEWKSIHLDDLMPPENFKANLGQLSKMTIAEIFTSSSQQKLPPSSPEDSAALGRLTEAGLYPEKNPQFLNVDTMIKGIIQKAGIQLEDKKDNSQRPMERIKILHNLLFHAQSSGKISSHFMTILKKRICYLLQEREKPTQEPRAWIFRRALSTEFILEDTSFRQALWVHLEDVVANVFAQILAVVDANNNLDHVSQGSLASKLAELWLQMFQEETYLKIKYTQKAADARIPVLSMTEDPNTSLFCQFPFSWVLKAYLDDIWERVYHMKDQPERPMEEVARFYQSFIKNVLMPDGSHPGMLHYYANDFLRMAFPGQDLPVYEILSRVFLVSAEQLCSSVGRGRXGFSPIWLHLSHEDQRWLSAEL, from the exons ATGGGGCTGGTGGTGACCACGGAGCACCTATGGGGCTGGGAGCCTGTGAAGGTCCTATGGG GTGGGGTTTGGGCTCAGGAACGCGGGGGGTGTCGCCGCGCAGCCGCCGCCGAAACAGGACTTGGGCCCCCACCCCAAGACGGGGGTTTTTGGAACAACCATCGTCAGCCGAAGCCCGGACGCAGCGCGCGG CAGAATCGAAGCGCCGAGTTCCCAGCTCGGCTCAGCGACGGCGCGCGAGACCTCCCTTCCCAGCGGCACAAGCTCTCCGGCTCCGCGGGACGCTGCGCTCCCTCTGGAGATGTTCCCTGCAGCACCCTCCCCAACACCTTGGAGCACGAGGAGCAGTTGAAGAAGATCCTGGTAA attccTCTTTCTCCCAGTGTCCAACAAAAGTGCTGGAGGTCAGGAAGCAGGAGTTTGAGCAACTGGAAGAGCTGAAGAAGCCGAGGTGCTCCTTTCTCCGCCTGTGCCGTGCCACAGAGGACATGATAAAAG TGGATAGAAGTACCGTGGAGAAAAGCGTCATGGACAACGAGAGTTTTAAAGATCAGATGTCAGTGAAGAAGTTCTCCGTCGACGGCACGAGTCAAATGGAACCGCATGTCCTCGACATTTATAGCAACATGATGCAAAAACTTGACATCGTGGAGAAAAGCCAATGTTTCCGTAGGCTGTGGAAGATGAGAGCGGAGCAAACCAAAGCCACCACGCCTGAAGATCACATTTTCTCCATAGAAGATGTTCAAGAAAAAATTTATAAGCCAGCCGTCGCTGACCTTCAGAAAACCTACCTGTCCCTCAAAGACTTCTCCATCACCCTCGGCACTGTGCAGAGCTGGTTCAagaacctgctgggaaagaagGATCAGCTCCTGGAGGAGTTTAAAATCCTGGAGGACAGTGAAGGGCCAAGGAATGGAAAAGCTGGCTGGATGGCAGATGCGGTGGAGAGGACTGAAAACTACCTGACCCTCTCGAAAGCGGTCAACACTGCCAAGATGATCGATGATCTGCAGCAGATGCTTCGGCTGGAGGGCGATTTCCAGATTCTCAGCGACCTGACGAAACACCTAC agcGGGAATTCAAGAATAAGCGCCTCGATTTTATGACCCAAGACTTGATGAAGGTGAAAAAATGTTTGAGTGAAATTCCCCAGGGAGTCTTGGACTTTTTGAGGGTACTTCTGGACTATTCAAGGAAAGGTTTTACCTCCTGGATCAAGACCATAATAAAAG ACAAGACGGAAATCCCCGTATTTGGGGACCTGGCATCGATTTCTGTGGGTGAAAACGACATGGATATCGACAGAGTGAGGTTCTTCCGTGATGCCATGGCTGCTTCTGCCCCCATCATGTTAGACCTTAGTCCCACAGCCGGGTTCGAGGAATTCTCTGAAGCTCTGTCTTTCATCAGAGAAGCCATGGCGAAAGACAAGAATCTTCCCAAGAAGCTG aaagattCCTGTGACAATCGAGAATGGATACAGACGGTTCATGACTCTCATGGCTCTGTGGAGCGTTCTTCGATCTCTCAAGCCAGAAGCATCAACAACAACGGGATTTTTACCATCTCAGCACCTCTGAAATTCAAG gctACTCTCGAAGACTGTGTCTCATTGCGACTGCTGAATGACAGCGAGGAGAGCACATCTCCAGCAGACCAGAAGGCCAAGAAATATAGTTTGTCTCAGCTGACGGAGCTCCAGAACAAGCTTATGTTGATTGCCACCAAGGttgagcagggcagagaggaggcaaACCGTTTCCTGGAG ACACTGGAAAAAGTTGAAACAATTGGGAAGTTGTACCTGGAGCTTCTCAGCATTGGCAATATCCTCTTCATCAACTGGAAGGCTGATATCTACTGCAACCCCCAACAACATGTGAAGGTCTACACAGAGTTTGGAATTGCCGGAATCCTTGTTCAGAGCACAAGACccctcctggaggagctggataGCCTCTCTAAAGTGATGGAGCATTGCCTGGTAGAGTGGAAGAAGTACCTGGAGACTCAAAGGGACACCTACTATCACCTCGACCTGTTCACTGCACACCAGCTCTTCTATTTATGCAGCCAGCTGGCCCGAGCCCAGAAAGGCATTGTAGAACCGCAGGGGCTCATCATGCTTTCCATCATCAAGCATGACATCAATGACGAAGATATCAAAAAAGCCCTGGGGGATGCACTGATGACTCCCCTGGACTCTGTGAATGTGTCGGCAGGAGGCGAGGAATCAGTTACCTGGCACGATTACGTCATTCGTTTTCCCCAGCTCGTCAAAAGCTTGGCCGAATCGGGCTATGATGAGTCAGTGGCAAAGGCAGCCTTGCAGAGCTGCCTGTCCAACTCCCCCATCACAGAGCAAATGCTCATGGATTTTGCCTTTGAGCAGGGTGATGACAAGGAGGTGGTTGAAGAGCTCAGCAAGTTGTACGAGGAGACGAGGGAAACCTTCCTGCAGAAGAGACGGAAATTCCAGACTGGCAGCAGAGATGTCGACCGGGTTTCCTTCAGCACCCTGGCGCACGATGAGTTGGCCGCTGCCTTTGAGAGCTTGCCGTCTATTTACGACAAGGTGAATCTGCTCTGGGATGCCTACTGTAAGAAATTCGCTGGCCTGGTGTCCGATAAATACATAGGCTTGGATGTTTTTGGGGAGACGCTGAAGCACTTGGCCGCTCTAGAAAGCACGCGTGTCGAGAGAAGTTTACCCGTAGGCTTTGAAGCGGGGAAACCGCTTCTCATCATGTGTAAGGAAGAGGAAATGTTACCCAACGTGTTATTTGTCTACCGACACACTGAGATGGCGCCTCTCCCATCGTACGATGAGGTCCTGGTGTGCACACCCaacacggaggaggaggaggtggagctgCTTGTCAGGAGAGCTCTTTTCCCAGGTTCCCAAGACCAGAAGATCTACTGCTTGCTGGGTGCTGATAGATTAGTTTATAAAGTTTCCAAACAACTCGAGTCCCACTTCTTCCGCCTGGTGCACTCTTCCAGCTTTCCCAACTACAGATTCATCATCTTCTGCAATGCCAAAGCTCACAATTCCTATGTTATCACAGCCTTTGATGCCTACAAGATGACTTTCCCCTGCTACTCCAAGACAGAGATCCAGACCTACCTGAAGATGCACCTCAAAGTGCCGAGCGGGACAGCCCCCGTCGCTCAAGCCTTTGAAGAGCCCTATCAGCAGAACGTGAAGTTCGTCTTTTCGGAGCGAGCGGGAATGG GGAAGTCTCTCTTTGTGGACAATACCATCAGAAAGGTCCGTGTCCAGCTGGGTGGCACGCTACCACTTCACAAAACCATTAGGCTGATGGAGTCGGAGATCGATTTCCAGTTCTTCGTGGAGGAGCTCTTCTCCATCAAGGAGTCCTTGACTGATGAAATTCATCCCACCATCTTCCAGATTGATGTGTCTCCAGTG GTATCGAAGGGTCTCTACCGGCTGCTGATTGACCTGTGCATCCTGCGGCACATCCAGAGTCCTGACGGCTTAGTCTGGAAGTGCAAACCCTCTCATCTTTACTTGATCGAGTACCTGGTGAAAGGGAAAGGTGTTAGCACTACAAGGAAGCAAGAG ATGTCtgttgaaatggaagaaaattttttgGATCTTTTTCCTACTGTGAAGTGCGTATCACCACGGCGGGTGCTCAACTTGCTGGAAgatcccagctctgtccctcctgAGGGATTGAGGGAGGAACAGTTTGACCAGGACAAGCTAAATAGTGAAGTTTTCCAAAGGTCCTACCAATACCTCAGCAGatacaaacagaaggaaaacctcGACCGTTTCACTTTTGTCCCTGGGAGGGttgaagggacagagaaagaatgCCTGGCCTGCTTGATGGAGTTCTGCCAGAGAAGCAACCCCTCCTGGACTGAGCTCAGCAACTTCACGCGCTTCTTGAATTTCCAGCTAAAAAAGTGTGAGAAGTCGGtcttctgcagtacagtggtcggAGGCGAGTTCTCTGGCTTCAAAACATTTGTCATTAAATTCATGATCGCCATGTCCAAGGACTTTGCCATGCCTTCCCTCAATGTGTCCGACGAAAGTGTGCCAAGTGAGGAGTGGAAGGAGATGGACAATGTTTTGAGAAAGTACCAACTAAGACACAAGTGGGAACAACAGTCTCACCCTTATATAGTCTTCCACGCTGAGGATGATTCCAGGGAATTTTTGGGTTTCCATATCAACCAGAACTTTGACGCTATTGATGCTTATTCCGAGGCTGTTTTGGAGAGGGCGGTTACGAGCAGGAATTTATACAGGACCTTGGCACTGCAAAATGTTCCTTTCAATAAGAAATTTGAAACCTTATCCAGAACCGAGCAGTTGGAGGCCCTCTGCAGAGTCTTTGGTGTGAAATGCCAGGAAGATCCAGATGCTTCATACCAGCTGACTCTGGACAACACCATGAAGATGTTGGCTATTCACCTGCGGTTCCAGTGTGGCGTCCCCGTGATCATCATGGGTGAAACTGGCTGTGGGAAGACGAAGCTGGTGCAGTTCATGTGCAACCTGCAAAACGCAGGCAAGACCATTCAGAATATGATGGTGGTGCGTGTTCACGGCGGCACCACCTCCAAGACCATCCAGAAGAAGGTAAGGCAGGCCATTG CTGCACGCACCAACGAAGAAGAGCACAACATAGACATGGTGCTGTTCTTCGACGAAGCCAACACCTCGGAGGCCATCTTCGCCATCAAAGAGGTGTTGTGTGACCACAGCGTCAACGGAAAGCCGATTTCCACTGGCCGCTTAAAAGTGGTGGCCGCTTGCAACCCTTACAAAAGACACAGCAAGGAGGCCattgagaaactggagaaagctGGCTTGGGATACTGAGTCCGGAGTGAAGACACCCTGGAGAAGCTGGGTTACATTCCTTTGCGGCAGTTGGTGTATCGGGTGCGGCCCCTTCCTCCCAGTTTATTACCTCTGGTCTGGGATTTTGGGGAGCTGAACGAGAAGACGCAAAGCCTGTACATCAGGGAGATTGTGAAGTCCACTGTGGAGACCCAGATCCCTGAGGGAAACCTGGATGTCTTCACCAATGTCATTTCAGCCTCCCAGAAGTTCCTGAGAGAGAGGAAGGACGAATGCAGAGTCGCCAGCCTCCGGGGTATAGACCGCTGCGTGAAAATAGTGCTCTGGTTTTATGAGTTGAGAGACCTGCTTTTCCATGAGATTGATAAGAAGAGGCggcatgaggaggaagaggagccaaCCTTAAATGATGCACAAAGGGCTTTGGTCCTTTCATTGGGGGCCTGCTATTACGTGTCTCTGGAGAGCCGCCAAGAGTACCTGGAGGAGATTGCAAAATGCTTCTCGCTCCCTGCGTCCCGGCTAAAGCAAGAGATTGAGTTGTGCCAGGAGGTATTTCTTGATAACCTCTCCATTCCTAAGGCCACAGCCTGCAACGATGCTCTGAGGGAGAACATCTTCATGATGGTTGTCTGTATGGACCTCCGGGTGCCGCTCTTTCTGGTTGGCAAGCCGGGAAGCTCCAAATCTCTATCCAAAACCATTGCTGTAGATGCCATGGAAGGTACATTGTCCAGAAGCCCATTGTTCCAATGGTGCAAAGAGATCCAGCTGGTCTCCTTCCAGTGCAGCCCCCACTCGAAACCAGAAGGTATCATCTTCACTTTCCGACAACGCGCTCAGTTCCAGAAGGGCAAGAACCTGAATGACTTTGCATCCATGGTCCTGCTGGATGAGATCGGTCTTGCAGAAGACTCACCTGATATGCCGTTGAAGACGCTGCATCCTCTTCTGGAAGATGGCTGCGTTGATGACGAGACGCTGGAGGCTTACAAAAAAGTTGGCTTTGTGGGCATCTCCAACTGGGCCTTGGACCCTGCCAAAATGAACAGGGGCCTCCTTGTCTTTCGGACCGAACCTAGTGAGAAAGAGCTGGTGAAGACCGCTGAAGGCATCTGTGCTGACCAACCTCACCTTGAAAAAATCAAGCATTTGTTCCCCATTCTGGCAAACTTCTACTGCAATgtgctgaaaatgcagaaaacagagttTTTTGGGCTTCGTGACTTCTACAGCTTAATCAAAATGATCGTGTCCTACACACAGAATATGAAGCGCGGTTCTCAAGATGAGCTCCTCATCAAGGCCATCCAGAGAAACTTTGGAGGCTCCAGAGATATCCATCCTCTGGAAATCTTCCGTAACTGCACCAGTGAGCTACGTCTCAACTCTGCGGTGGAAACCAGCTGCATCCGTCTGTTGGAGGAAAACATGGACAAAGAGCAAGCGGCATTCACGTCTCGTTACCTCCTGTTGCTGACGACCAACAACGctgcctttcagatcatccagatGACGCGTCTGATAGACACGAGCAACTGTGACATTATATTCGGCTCTGGTTTCCCACGGGACCAGGATTATTCCCAGGTGTGCCGCTCTGTGAACAGGGTGAAAATTTGCATGGAGATAGGCAGGCCTGTTGTCCTCCTCAACATACAGAACCTGTATGAGAGCCTTTATGATGCTCTCAACCAATGCGTCCTCAGCCTGGGGGGCAATTACTACGTTGGCCTGGGCCTTGGCACTCATAGGGTGAAGAGCCGCGTGAAGGAGGAATTCCGGCTGATAGTTATAGAGGAGAAGAAAGTGGTCTACACACAGTTCCCCACCCCTCTGCTGAGCCGTCTGGAGAAACATTGCTTGGACATGAACGCTATCCTCAGCTGGCAACAGCAAGACCTGAAGCAGGACCTGGAAAGGTGGGCCAGTCGGTTTGTCTACATTGAGAACCCTGATTTGTTCAGGGTCTCGTCCCACACGCTCGCTCCCAAGGAATACGATGTCTTCATCGGCTTCAGCGATGACACGTCCGCCACCATCGCGCTGGAGTGCTCCCAACACACCCACTGTGGAGGCTATGAACCCTATGGAGAACAGGTCTTCTCCACTGCCACAAGCAAAGTGGTGGAGTGTGCCACTCCTGATGCCATCCTACGCCTCAAGTACTCCGCTCTGAAGGATGCTACGCAGATCCAGGACCTGTATTTCATCCAGCAGAAGCACAACAGCCTGGCCAGCCTCTTGAGTGAGATGATGAACcagcagaagaaggaagggagcACCAGCGGACTGTGCCTGCCG GTTTCTACTCACACCAGGCTACTAAACCAGAAGGATTTAGAGGTGCTGAGGAAGACATTCGGTCTGCTGGACACAATCCACTGCCTTTTCCTAAGCCAGTTTGACACCGAACACGCTTTACGCCAGGACCTCAG GAATTTCTTCAGGGACTCACAAGAAGCAAGACTGGTCCTCGTTCAGTTTCATTTCGATgagccacagagcagcaaaaGACTGCTGGCACGTGCCAA GTACTGCATCACAGACGAGCGACGGAGGTCGGCCAGCCCCCATCTGCTGCATCTTGTGCTGATCACTAAAGTCCcacgggtgctggggggctgcagctaCCTGGCTTTTGACAGTG GCGAGTGGAAGTCCATCCACTTGGATGACCTGATGCCCCCAGAGAACTTTAAGGCCAATCTTGGCCAGCTCTCCAAAATGACCATTGCCGAGATtttcaccagcagctcccaaCAG AAGCTGCCACCCA GTTCTCCAGAGGATTCTGCTGCCCTGGGAAGACTCACCGAGGCGGGTCTTTACCCAGAGAAAaat CCACAGTTTCTCAATGTGGACACAATGATCAAAGGCATCATCCAGAAGGCTGGGATCCAGCTGGAGGACAAAAAGGACAACAGCCAGCGTCCAATGGAGAGAATCAAGATCCTTCACAACTTGCTTTTCCACGCTCAGAGCAGTGGCAAGA TTTCCAGTCACTTTATGACCATCCTGAAGAAGAGAATTTGTTACCTCCTGCAAGAACGAGAGAAACCCACCCAAGAGCCAAGGGCCTGGATTTTCCGCAGGGCGCTGAGTACTGAATTCATCCTGGAAGACACATCATTCAG GCAAGCGCTCTGGGTGCACCTGGAAGACGTTGTGGCGAATGTCTTTGCCCAAATTCTCGCCGTGGTGGATGCCAACAACAACCTGGATCATGTCTCTCAAGGCTCTCTTGCCAGC AAGCTGGCAGAACTGTGGCTCCAGATGTTCCAAGAAGAAACATacctaaaaattaaatacaccCAGAA GGCGGCAGATGCTAGGATTCCTGTGTTATCGATGACCGAAGACCCCAACACCTCCCTCTTCTGCCAGTTCCCCTTCAGCTGGGTTTTGAAAGCCTACCTGGACGACATATGGGAGAGAGTCTATCACATGAAAG ATCAGCCTGAGAGGCCAATGGAGGAAGTGGCCAGGTTCTACCAAAGCTTCATCAAGAACGTCTTGATGCCAGATGGCAGCCACCCAGGCATGCTACACTATTACGCCAATGACTTTCTCAGGATGGCTTTTCCCGGGCAAGATCTCCCTGTCTATgag ATTCTCTCAAGGGTTTTCCTAGTCAGTGCAGAACAACTCTGCTCCTCCGTGGGCAGGGGGA CGGGCTTCTCCCCGATTTGGCTTCACCTAAGTCACG AGGACCAGCGTTGGCTTTCAGCAGAGCTATAG
- the LOC134509544 gene encoding leukotriene B4 receptor 1-like, translating to MSSCPANASSPPNATTVPVPGAALGLTLLSVAVVVGLPGNAVVLWGCAVTRRRSVPVLLIFHLALADMVTLLTGPVYIRALSVGQWTMGLAVCRGCNYLCAAAMYVSIFLIALLALHRCLAVSRPATTVVMAGDRAGQLAHGAAAVTWSAALVLAIPSIIFWQVKDRHCKRVHSTKAWLVVQNLLETILGWALPLTAIATGYGLLVCRLHQTRLARRGHTFRLVAAVVVAFAVAWGPYHVASLLEVAAVLQGDGGILEAAAKATRPPATALAFLSSAMNPLLYACAGRRLRRGAVGSLLPRLLEISAIAGSSRGTVAKGTTQGERGWGG from the coding sequence ATGTCCTCGTGTCCCGCCAACGCCTCATCTCCCCCCAACGCCAccactgtccccgtccccggcgCAGCGCTGGGGCTGACCCTGCTGtcggtggcagtggtggtggggcTGCCGGGCAACGCCGTTGTCCTCTGGGGCTGTGCCGTCACCCGCCGGCGCAGTGTCCCTGTCCTCCTCATCTTCCACTTGGCCTTGGCCGACATGGTCACCCTcctcaccggtcccgtctacatCCGGGCCTTGAGCGTTGGCCAATGGACCATGGGCTTGGCCGTCTGCCGCGGGTGCAACTACCTCTGCGCCGCTGCCATGTACGTCAGCATCTTCCTCATTGCTCTTCTGGCTCTCCACCGGTGCTTGGCGGTCTCCAGGCCAGCGACGACGGTGGTGATGGCGGGTGATCGTGCCGGACAGTTGGCTCATGGAGCGGCAGCGGTGACTTGGTCGGCAGCTTTGGTGTTGGCCATCCCATCCATCATCTTCTGGCAGGTGAAGGACAGGCACTGCAAGCGGGTGCACAGCACGAAGGCTTGGTTGGTGGTCCAAAACCTTCTGGAGACCATCTTGGGTTGGGCCCTGCCGTTGACCGCCATAGCCACTGGCTACGGGTTACTGGTCTGCCGGTTACACCAGACCCGCTTGGCCCGGCGTGGTCACACCTTCCGCTTGGTGGCCGCCGTGGTGGTGGCCTTCGCTGTTGCGTGGGGACCTTACCACGTGGCCAGCCTGTTGGAGGTGGCAGCGGTCCTCCAAGGGGATGGGGGGATCTTGGAAGCGGCCGCCAAAGCCACCCGGCCACCGGCCACCGCCTTGGCCTTCCTCAGCAGCGCCATGAACCCCCTCCTCTACGCCTGCGCCGGGCGGAGGCTGCGCCGCGGCGCCGTGGGGTCTCTCCTGCCGCGGCTCCTGGAGATCTCGGCCATCGCCGGCAGCTCCCGAGGGACCGTGGCCAAGGGGACCAcgcagggggagaggggctggggggga